One window of the Allosaccharopolyspora coralli genome contains the following:
- a CDS encoding thioesterase family protein, whose translation MDEAFYEHRGGDHFVSTTSTAGPWSPDSQHFGPPAGLLARALESCRADGDVVLGRITVEILGPVPITDLWVSAEVDRPGKSVQLLTATLRTEERPVARASAWRLARSETASQHVGVEPPLAPVEDGVEFGRPDGWGPGYIDAMEWISLQGSLGEEGPATVWVRQRIPLVAGEEPTPLQRVMTVVDSASGVSSWLDPSKWLFINTELTVHLHRAPVGEWVGLDARTAIGPEGMGTALSTVHDQQGHTANSAQALLVRSR comes from the coding sequence GTGGACGAGGCGTTTTACGAGCATCGGGGCGGCGACCACTTCGTGTCGACCACGAGCACGGCGGGTCCGTGGTCCCCGGACAGTCAGCACTTCGGGCCGCCCGCCGGTCTGCTCGCCAGAGCACTCGAATCCTGCCGAGCCGACGGCGACGTGGTGCTGGGGCGGATCACGGTCGAGATCCTGGGACCGGTCCCGATCACGGACCTGTGGGTCTCCGCCGAGGTGGACCGGCCCGGCAAGTCGGTGCAGCTGCTCACCGCCACTCTGCGCACCGAGGAGCGACCCGTCGCCAGGGCGAGCGCATGGCGTCTCGCGCGTTCGGAGACCGCGAGCCAACACGTGGGAGTCGAACCGCCGCTGGCCCCGGTCGAGGACGGCGTGGAGTTCGGCCGCCCAGACGGCTGGGGGCCCGGCTACATCGACGCGATGGAATGGATCAGCCTCCAGGGATCGCTCGGCGAGGAAGGGCCGGCGACGGTGTGGGTCCGGCAGCGCATTCCGCTCGTGGCAGGTGAGGAGCCGACGCCGCTGCAGCGCGTGATGACCGTCGTCGACTCCGCCAGCGGCGTCTCCAGTTGGCTGGATCCGAGCAAGTGGCTGTTCATCAACACCGAGCTCACCGTTCACTTGCACCGCGCACCCGTCGGCGAGTGGGTCGGCCTCGACGCGCGGACGGCGATCGGCCCGGAAGGAATGGGCACAGCATTGTCCACTGTGCACGATCAGCAGGGCCACACGGCGAACAGTGCGCAGGCATTGCTGGTGCGCTCACGCTGA
- a CDS encoding helix-turn-helix domain-containing protein yields the protein MAKDESASPVTGVGVLDRAVAILDAVERAPMGGSELARHLGLAVPTTHRLVAAMVEHGLLRRDSHGHHPGWRFTSSTLVTVAYPVVEALRRETGESAQVWVRRGEQRLCGTRISTSRKSAPQPEHGEKLRRSSLSHARPGPPLRTCRYSRRPQRRERQAGTPVSDHHRRSKTAS from the coding sequence GTGGCCAAGGATGAGTCGGCGAGCCCGGTAACCGGTGTGGGCGTCCTGGATCGGGCTGTCGCGATCCTCGACGCGGTGGAGCGCGCTCCGATGGGCGGCAGTGAGCTCGCACGGCATCTGGGGCTGGCGGTGCCCACCACGCACCGACTGGTCGCGGCGATGGTCGAGCACGGGTTGCTGCGCCGCGACAGCCACGGCCACCACCCCGGGTGGCGATTCACCTCGTCCACACTGGTCACCGTCGCCTATCCCGTCGTGGAGGCGTTGCGTCGCGAGACGGGGGAATCCGCGCAGGTGTGGGTCCGGCGCGGCGAACAACGGCTGTGCGGGACAAGAATCTCGACCTCCAGGAAAAGCGCACCTCAGCCCGAGCACGGTGAGAAGCTCCGGCGTTCCAGCTTGTCGCACGCAAGGCCGGGGCCGCCGCTGCGTACGTGCAGGTACTCGAGGCGACCCCAACGCCGCGAGCGACAAGCTGGGACGCCGGTCAGCGACCACCACCGCAGATCGAAGACAGCTTCCTGA